In Bacteriovorax sp. PP10, the genomic window ATAGTTAAAATGACCGCTCCAACGATAGAACCTGTTACAGATCCTTGTCCGCCTAAAATCACCATAACTAAAATACTTACACTCCACATAAAACTAAAATTGTTCGGGTGAAGGAATTGCTGATCATAGGCCACTAGCGCACCGGCGATTCCGGCAATACCGGCACCAATAATGAAAGCAAAAAGTTTGTACCTAAAAAGATTGATCCCCATGGTTTCAGCAGCGATTTCATCTTCTCTGATTGAGATAATGGCGCGGCCAAAAGCGGAGCGTTTTAAATTGAGCATGAAGATGGTTGTGATAAGTGCTAGCCCCCAAACCCACCAGGCATTGGTCCACTTGGGAATATTTGTAAACCCGCGAGGTCCACCAATACTTTCAGTGTTCATAATAATAATGCGAAGGATTTCACTAAAGCCGATGGTGGCGATAGCGAGGTAGTCGCCTTTTAATCTTAAGCAAGGAATTCCAATCAATAGTCCGCAAAGAGCGGCCGCTGAAAAACCAACTAAGACGGCGATGATCATGTTTAATGTTGGATCGATAGGCAGAGCAAAATACACTCCGTAAATCGCACTGGCGTACGCACCAACGCCCCAAAAGCCTGCGTGGCCTAGAGAAAATTGCCCGCAGTAACCATTGATCAGGTTTAAACTTAGTGTCAGTGTAATGAAAATCCCCACGTTAGTGAGAATCTGTAAGTAATAATCCATCTAAACTTTTTCCTTCACATTTTTGCCTAAAATTCCTGAAGGCTTAATTAAAAGAATAATAATCAAAATAAAAAATGAGACTCCATCTCTGAAGCTCGACTTATATAATCCTGCGACCATGTTCTCAGCGATTCCAATAATGAATCCACCAAGAGCAGCTCCAGGAATGATTCCGATACCGCCAACAACGGCCGCAACGAAAGCTTTTAATCCTAAACTCATTCCCATCATCGGCTCGATTGACATCGTATAGCCCATAAGGATTCCGGCAAGACCAGCAAGGGCAGCTCCCAGAAAAAATGTAAATGCAATAATTCTATTAGTGTTGATCCCCATAAGTTCAGCGGCCTTTAAGTTATAAGACGTCGCTCTCATGGCCACACCAATTTTTGTGAAGTGGGTAAGCCACCACAAAAAAAGTAAAATAAAAAGTGTCAGACCAAAAATGAAAATCTGAATGTTTGAAACGTTGATTTCACCGAAGTTATAAATCACTTCTGTGAAAACCGGAGGAATTGTTTTTGGATCAGCTCCAAAAGCAAGCTGGCCCGTGTATTGGAAAAATAGCGAAGCGCCGATGGCCGTAATTAAAGCGGGAATTCTTCCTTCGCCTCTAATTGGGCGGTAGAGAAATCGCTCAACAATAAGAGCGACGATTCCTGCACCAAGCATACTTGCAAGTATGGCAACCGGCATCGGCAACTGGAACCTTAATGCAAAGTAGCCACAAAAAGCACCAAGCATTAAGAATTCACCGTGCGCGAAATTAACTAAACGGATAATCCCATAAACCATGGTATAGCCCAGGGCCACGATCGCATAAAGCGAGCCCTGAGCAATACCGTTGATTAGATATTGAAGACAATCCCAAAAAAAATAGATTGTATCTTGACTC contains:
- a CDS encoding branched-chain amino acid ABC transporter permease, producing the protein MDYYLQILTNVGIFITLTLSLNLINGYCGQFSLGHAGFWGVGAYASAIYGVYFALPIDPTLNMIIAVLVGFSAAALCGLLIGIPCLRLKGDYLAIATIGFSEILRIIIMNTESIGGPRGFTNIPKWTNAWWVWGLALITTIFMLNLKRSAFGRAIISIREDEIAAETMGINLFRYKLFAFIIGAGIAGIAGALVAYDQQFLHPNNFSFMWSVSILVMVILGGQGSVTGSIVGAVILTILPEILKLIGSDISTWRVSIYAALMIILMLTRPQGIFGPHELFEKKRLQKGSV
- a CDS encoding branched-chain amino acid ABC transporter permease: MSQDTIYFFWDCLQYLINGIAQGSLYAIVALGYTMVYGIIRLVNFAHGEFLMLGAFCGYFALRFQLPMPVAILASMLGAGIVALIVERFLYRPIRGEGRIPALITAIGASLFFQYTGQLAFGADPKTIPPVFTEVIYNFGEINVSNIQIFIFGLTLFILLFLWWLTHFTKIGVAMRATSYNLKAAELMGINTNRIIAFTFFLGAALAGLAGILMGYTMSIEPMMGMSLGLKAFVAAVVGGIGIIPGAALGGFIIGIAENMVAGLYKSSFRDGVSFFILIIILLIKPSGILGKNVKEKV